From Sphingomonas bisphenolicum, one genomic window encodes:
- a CDS encoding RNA polymerase sigma factor produces MSFESDLLAILPRLRRFAASLSRDRADGDDLCQAALERGLKARDQWQPGTRLDSWMYRIMRNLWIDEARARQRAAKTFAPEEAGAHVGHAGDRDVEAHMMLSDVDRAMQALPEEQREAIALVLVEGLSYKEAAAVLGVPMGTLTSRLVRGRGALLELMGEAA; encoded by the coding sequence ATGTCGTTCGAAAGCGACCTGCTGGCGATCCTGCCCCGGCTGCGGCGTTTTGCCGCCAGCCTGTCGCGGGACCGCGCCGATGGCGACGATCTGTGCCAGGCGGCGCTGGAACGTGGCTTGAAGGCGCGCGATCAGTGGCAGCCCGGCACCCGTCTGGACAGTTGGATGTATCGGATCATGCGCAACCTGTGGATCGACGAGGCGCGCGCGCGCCAGCGCGCCGCCAAGACCTTCGCCCCTGAAGAGGCCGGTGCGCATGTCGGTCATGCCGGCGACCGCGATGTGGAGGCGCATATGATGCTGTCCGACGTCGACCGTGCGATGCAGGCATTGCCCGAAGAGCAGCGCGAGGCGATCGCGCTCGTGCTGGTGGAGGGGCTGTCCTACAAGGAAGCGGCAGCGGTGCTGGGCGTGCCCATGGGCACATTGACGTCGCGGCTGGTGCGTGGGCGCGGCGCGTTGTTGGAACTGATGGGAGAGGCGGCATGA
- a CDS encoding S8 family serine peptidase yields MVDFAGERIGETDMKLTRPWLIAGMILIAPSATQAQLLPGGGGLGTVGQVVPDVLDRIGGAVDAADLDRLPPARLADRLAAARATRLTDLLRRHGDRIELDDRREPARRGVILLTGADDATLDALRATGYGVADERVEGIDLRVAHLTPPKGRSLTRALREVRRIAPRAQASADNLYFPSGASLPLAAAALAGSGRVDGRLAGLIDGGVARHPALNGPIEQRGFAQGAPRASTHGTAVASLISGDGVVRGGAPGAALLVADVYGDDPAGGGAFAIVRALGWMAARGVRVVTVSLVGPANPLLDGAIRLAQDKGVTVVAAVGNDGPAAPPAYPASYPGVIAVTGIDGRGRPLPEAGRALHIDFAAPGADMQAATTSGGKGAVRGTSFAAPLVAGRLLMRGGIAALRAEATPPAKGKTPVICCDCRNNE; encoded by the coding sequence ATGGTTGATTTTGCAGGCGAGAGGATCGGTGAGACGGACATGAAGCTGACGCGCCCCTGGCTGATCGCGGGGATGATCCTGATCGCGCCCTCTGCGACGCAGGCCCAGTTGCTGCCCGGCGGCGGCGGGCTGGGCACGGTGGGTCAGGTGGTGCCCGACGTGCTCGACCGGATCGGCGGCGCGGTCGATGCGGCCGATCTCGACCGCCTGCCGCCCGCGCGCCTGGCCGACCGGCTGGCGGCGGCGCGCGCCACGCGCCTCACCGATTTACTGCGCCGCCACGGCGATCGCATCGAGCTGGATGACCGGCGCGAACCGGCGCGGCGCGGCGTCATCCTCCTCACCGGCGCGGACGACGCGACGCTCGATGCCTTGCGCGCGACGGGCTATGGCGTGGCTGACGAAAGGGTTGAGGGCATCGACCTGCGCGTCGCCCACCTCACCCCGCCCAAGGGCCGCAGCCTAACCAGGGCGCTGCGCGAGGTGCGCCGGATCGCCCCGCGTGCGCAGGCCAGCGCGGACAATCTCTATTTCCCCAGCGGCGCATCCCTGCCCCTCGCCGCCGCTGCGCTGGCGGGCAGCGGCCGGGTCGATGGGCGGCTGGCTGGGCTGATCGATGGCGGCGTGGCGCGGCATCCGGCGCTTAACGGGCCGATCGAACAGCGCGGCTTCGCACAGGGCGCGCCGCGTGCCAGCACCCATGGCACCGCTGTCGCCTCCCTCATCAGTGGCGACGGCGTGGTGCGGGGCGGAGCGCCCGGCGCGGCGCTGCTGGTCGCGGACGTTTATGGCGACGATCCGGCAGGCGGCGGCGCCTTCGCCATCGTCCGCGCACTCGGCTGGATGGCGGCGCGCGGCGTGCGCGTGGTCACCGTCAGTCTGGTCGGCCCGGCCAATCCGCTGCTCGACGGCGCGATCCGGCTGGCGCAGGACAAGGGCGTGACCGTGGTCGCGGCGGTTGGCAATGACGGCCCCGCCGCCCCGCCGGCCTATCCCGCCTCCTATCCCGGCGTCATCGCCGTGACAGGGATCGACGGGCGCGGCCGGCCCTTGCCCGAAGCGGGCCGCGCGCTGCATATCGATTTCGCCGCGCCCGGCGCAGACATGCAGGCAGCAACCACAAGTGGCGGCAAGGGCGCGGTGCGCGGCACCAGCTTCGCCGCGCCGCTGGTCGCGGGCCGCCTGCTGATGCGTGGCGGCATCGCCGCACTGCGCGCCGAAGCCACCCCGCCGGCCAAGGGGAAGACGCCGGTCATCTGTTGCGATTGCAGAAATAACGAATAA
- a CDS encoding pentapeptide repeat-containing protein: MDDLFADRSLSEQALGRGDIAPLAKKGLPHHLIDCDLDEADLSGLDLSRWIFERCQFRRTDFTGAKLDATRWQSCRGGFVQLTGADLREAEFLACDFNNGVLRRAKLFGAQFERCKLTGADLSEASALDVQFAETLLVNARLTGFSFRKLVLKAIDFSQADLAKCDFRGTLFDGCSLRDAALDGCRFDGADLRGADIGGLRLVNAGLFRGATISREQAGQLLGELGLNVR, encoded by the coding sequence ATGGATGACCTGTTTGCCGATCGATCCTTAAGTGAACAGGCGCTGGGCCGGGGCGACATCGCGCCGCTGGCGAAAAAGGGTTTGCCCCATCATTTGATCGATTGCGATCTGGACGAGGCGGATCTGTCTGGGCTGGACCTATCGCGCTGGATCTTCGAACGCTGCCAGTTCCGCCGCACCGACTTTACCGGGGCGAAGCTGGACGCGACGCGCTGGCAATCCTGCCGGGGCGGGTTCGTGCAATTGACGGGCGCGGACCTGCGCGAAGCGGAATTTCTCGCCTGCGATTTCAACAATGGCGTGCTGCGGCGCGCGAAGCTGTTCGGTGCGCAGTTCGAACGATGCAAGCTGACCGGCGCGGACCTGAGCGAGGCGAGCGCGCTGGACGTGCAATTTGCCGAGACGTTGCTGGTCAACGCCCGGCTGACTGGCTTTTCCTTTCGCAAGCTGGTTCTGAAGGCGATCGATTTCAGCCAGGCGGACCTCGCCAAATGCGATTTTCGCGGCACCTTGTTCGATGGATGCAGCCTGCGCGACGCGGCGCTGGACGGATGCCGGTTCGATGGCGCGGACTTGCGCGGGGCTGACATTGGTGGATTGCGGCTGGTCAACGCCGGACTGTTTCGCGGCGCGACGATATCGCGCGAGCAGGCGGGACAGTTGCTGGGCGAACTGGGCTTGAACGTGCGCTGA
- the ctrA gene encoding response regulator transcription factor CtrA has product MRVLLIEDEPTTAKAIELMLTTEGFNVYTTDLGEEGLDLGKLYDYDIICLDLNLPDMHGYDVLKKLRAAKVQTPVLILSGISEMDSKVRSFGFGADDYVTKPFHREELIARIHAVVRRSKGHSQSVIRTGKLAVNLDAKTVEVDGNRVHLTGKEYAMLELLSLRKGTTLTKEMFLNHLYGGMDEPELKIIDVFICKLRKKLALACGGDNYIETVWGRGYVLRDPDEILEEQAKVA; this is encoded by the coding sequence ATGCGCGTGCTGCTGATTGAGGACGAACCGACCACCGCCAAGGCGATCGAGCTTATGCTCACGACCGAAGGCTTCAACGTCTATACGACCGATCTGGGCGAAGAAGGCCTCGATCTGGGCAAGCTCTATGATTACGACATCATCTGCCTGGACCTGAACCTGCCCGACATGCACGGCTATGACGTGCTGAAAAAGCTGCGGGCGGCCAAGGTGCAGACCCCGGTGTTGATCCTGTCGGGCATTTCGGAGATGGACAGCAAGGTCCGCTCCTTCGGTTTCGGCGCCGACGATTATGTGACCAAGCCCTTCCATCGCGAAGAGCTGATCGCCCGCATCCACGCCGTGGTGCGCCGGTCCAAGGGCCATAGCCAGTCGGTCATCCGCACTGGCAAGCTGGCCGTCAACCTGGACGCCAAGACGGTGGAAGTGGACGGCAACCGCGTTCATTTGACCGGCAAGGAATATGCGATGCTGGAGCTGCTTTCGCTCCGCAAGGGCACGACGCTGACCAAGGAAATGTTCCTCAACCACCTCTATGGCGGGATGGACGAGCCGGAACTCAAGATCATCGACGTGTTCATCTGCAAGCTGCGCAAGAAGCTGGCGCTGGCCTGCGGTGGCGACAATTATATCGAGACGGTGTGGGGCCGTGGCTATGTGCTGCGCGACCCGGACGAGATTCTGGAGGAGCAGGCCAAGGTCGCCTGA
- a CDS encoding LysR family transcriptional regulator, producing MRLPDFEAWAMFAAVVEHRSFTDAAKALSVSKATVSKAVTRLEEHLDTSLFNRTSRRLALTESGKRLADHAHRILAEGQAAEEAARDETAELSGVVRLGAPMTFGLLRVAPLVAQFTKEHPLVDVDLHLSDAQIDIVEMGLDATIRIADMPDSSLRARRLADVTMHVIASPAYLDARGRPQHPSDLGSHDCLCYSNVAAPDVWRFSGPGQQNVVVQVRSRITVNSGEAMLPALRIGVGIARLPDFIIGDALAKGEVEEILIDWRPAPFGLHLVTPPSRLRPARVEALLDYLTKHHGC from the coding sequence ATGCGACTACCTGACTTCGAGGCCTGGGCCATGTTCGCCGCCGTGGTCGAGCATCGTAGCTTCACCGATGCGGCCAAGGCGCTGAGCGTGTCCAAGGCGACTGTGTCCAAGGCGGTGACGCGGCTGGAGGAGCATCTGGACACCAGCCTGTTCAACCGCACCAGCCGCCGTCTGGCGCTGACGGAAAGCGGGAAGCGGCTGGCCGACCATGCCCATCGCATCCTGGCGGAGGGGCAGGCGGCGGAGGAAGCGGCGCGTGACGAAACGGCGGAATTGTCGGGCGTGGTGCGGCTGGGCGCGCCGATGACCTTCGGCCTGCTGCGCGTCGCGCCGCTGGTTGCGCAATTCACCAAGGAGCATCCGTTGGTCGACGTCGACCTGCATTTGTCGGACGCGCAGATCGACATCGTAGAGATGGGGCTGGATGCGACCATCCGCATTGCCGACATGCCAGACAGCTCGCTGCGCGCGCGGCGGCTGGCGGATGTGACGATGCATGTGATCGCCTCGCCCGCCTATCTCGACGCGCGCGGGCGGCCGCAGCATCCCTCTGACCTCGGGAGCCACGACTGTCTCTGCTATTCCAACGTCGCGGCGCCCGACGTGTGGCGCTTTTCCGGGCCGGGACAGCAGAATGTGGTGGTGCAGGTGCGCAGCCGTATCACCGTCAATAGCGGGGAAGCGATGCTGCCCGCGCTGCGCATCGGGGTGGGCATCGCCCGGTTGCCCGACTTCATCATCGGCGATGCGCTGGCGAAGGGCGAGGTGGAGGAGATATTGATCGACTGGCGCCCTGCGCCGTTCGGCTTGCATCTGGTGACGCCGCCGTCGCGCCTGCGCCCCGCGCGGGTCGAAGCGCTGCTGGACTATCTGACGAAGCATCATGGCTGTTAA
- a CDS encoding pirin family protein, with protein sequence MTTTTTSRIERRPFASLGHADHGWLNARHHFSFADYHDEERMHWGAIRVWNDDEIGPRSGFPPHPHSDMEIITYVRTGAITHKDSLGNQGRTEAGDVQVMSAGTGIRHAEYNLEDETTTLFQIWVIPRARGGQPSWGAKPFPKGDRSGKLVVLASGYDDDKEALRIRADARLLGGTVKAGTSVTYDSAEGRHLYLVPATGRIEIDGQPFEARDGAAILGGDPITITAVEDAEIVLVDSI encoded by the coding sequence ATGACCACGACCACCACGAGCCGCATCGAGCGCCGCCCGTTCGCGTCGCTCGGCCATGCCGACCATGGCTGGCTGAACGCGCGCCACCATTTTTCCTTCGCCGACTATCATGACGAAGAGCGCATGCACTGGGGGGCGATCCGGGTGTGGAACGATGACGAAATCGGCCCCCGCTCGGGCTTCCCGCCGCATCCGCACAGCGACATGGAAATCATCACCTATGTCCGCACCGGCGCGATCACGCACAAGGACAGCCTGGGCAATCAGGGCCGCACCGAGGCCGGCGACGTGCAGGTCATGTCCGCGGGCACCGGCATCCGCCACGCCGAATATAATCTGGAGGATGAAACCACCACCCTGTTCCAGATCTGGGTCATTCCCCGCGCCCGCGGCGGCCAGCCCAGTTGGGGGGCCAAGCCTTTCCCCAAGGGCGATCGCTCCGGCAAGCTCGTCGTCCTCGCCAGCGGCTATGACGATGACAAGGAAGCGCTGCGCATCCGCGCCGACGCCCGCCTGCTCGGCGGCACGGTCAAGGCCGGGACCAGCGTGACCTATGACAGCGCGGAAGGTCGCCACCTCTATCTGGTTCCCGCGACGGGCCGGATCGAGATTGACGGCCAGCCGTTCGAGGCCCGCGATGGCGCGGCGATCCTGGGCGGCGATCCGATCACCATCACGGCCGTCGAGGACGCCGAAATCGTCCTGGTGGACAGCATCTGA